The following are encoded together in the Pithys albifrons albifrons isolate INPA30051 chromosome 5, PitAlb_v1, whole genome shotgun sequence genome:
- the LOC139671968 gene encoding vasotocin-neurophysin VT yields MAEPSLPLSFLCLLALSSACYIQNCPRGGKRALTDTAFRQCMPCGPGNRGNCFGPGICCGAELGCYLGTAETRRCAEEDYLPSPCQAGGQPCGSGGRCAAPGICCTAETCAMDADCLDEGGDGAQEAAEKNLTVLDGSAGDLLLKLMHLANRQQQQQQQGKHPLL; encoded by the exons ATGGCAGAGCCTTCGCtgcccctctccttcctctgcctcctcgCCTTGTCCTCTGCCTGCTACATCCAGAACTGCCCCCGGGGCGGGAAGAGGGCACTGACCGACACAGCCTTTCGACAG TGCATGCCCTGCGGCCCCGGGAACAGAGGGAACTGCTTCGGCCCCGGGATTTGCTGCGGCGCCGAGCTGGGCTGTTACCTGGGCACGGCGGAGACGCGGCGCTGCGCCGAGGAAGACTACCTGCCTTCACCCTGCCAGGCCGGCGGGCAGCCCTGCGGCTCCGGGGGCCGCTGCGCCGCGCCCGGGATCTGCTGCACCGCCG AAACGTGCGCGATGGACGCCGATTGCCTGGACGAGGGCGGGGACGGGGCTCAGGAAGCGGCGGAGAAGAACCTGACGGTGTTGGACGGCTCGGCTGGAGATCTGCTTCTCAAGCTCATGCACTTGGCGAaccggcagcagcagcagcagcagcagggcaagCATCCCCTCCTCTGA